The genomic DNA CGCTGCTGCTGGTGCAGCACGTCGTAGGAGGGGTCCGTCTTCCGGGAGCCAGGGCCAGGCGAGCGAGAGTCCATGCGAGTGGCGTGTTTGGAACGGCCGCCGTCCCAGCGCAAGGCTCACGCTTCCCGACAGTACGCCAGCCATCACCCGGCGGAGTCAGTCGAGGCCGGCCTTCCCGAGGGACCAGTAGGCCTTCACCTTCTGGCCCGCGACGGGCGCGCGCTCCGAGCGAAGCCGCTCACGCAACGCCTGGATGGCCTGCGCCCGGCCCGTCATGACCAGGTGCGCGTGGGACTGCCGCCCCAGCGCCTCACGCAGCCTCGCCTCCACCTCCGGCAGGTGCGCGTCGCCATCCCGCCGCTCCACCAGGACGGCATCCGCGAGGCCCAGCTCCGCCAGCACCCCGGTGGACTCGGCGCGGGAGGAGACCTCGAAGACATATTCCGCGGACCGCGCTCCCGGGCGGAGGTTTCGCAGCGTGTGGGCGACGGCGAAGGACGTCTCGTCACCGAAGAGGACCACGGGGCCGACGAGGGACTCGAGCGACAGGGAGCCTCGGGGACCGAAGAATTGGCAACGGTCTCCGACCTTGACGTTCCGGCCCCAGCGCGCGCCCGGGCTGTCGCCGTGCATGTAGACGAGGAACCGGGTCGAGCCGAGCGTCGCGTCCCAGCTCAGCGGGGTATATGTCCGCATCAACCCCACGTCCGGGAGGTACACCTGCACCTTGTCGCCCGCGCACCACTCGATGTCGCGCAGGGCCTCGCCCGCCATCTCCACGAGACGGAAGTGCTCGGAGACCTCCCGCACCTGCGCCACCCGCGCCTCCCGGAAGAGGAAGCGCCCCAGCACGCCATTGATGAAGGCCAGCCCCGAAGCCATCCCGTGTGCTCCCACGTCGTGCGGTGGCCCATGCCACCGGGTTCATGAGACACATCTTCTCCCAGCACGCGCGTTCCCGGGATGAACAGACATGGCGCGACGGTGAAGAAATGTGAAGACGGCGGGCCCGCCGCCGAGAGCCGCGACCACGACCCTCGAGGACCGCGGCGACAGGCTCCATGCCGATGGTGGGGTGCCCTCCTCCGAAGGGCCCGCCACGTGCCGGGAAACGAAGCCGCGCTCACAGCCCGGTTCGCGAACGGCTTTTCGGAAGCCACCTCTCGCGCCGACATGCGCCTGTTCGGCATGACGGGACCTCGGTGCTCGGGAGGCGACCCGAGCACGCGCCCGACCACGTCACAGGATGCTCGTTCCTCGGGGCTCGAAGAACGGGCGAGCGCGGCCGCGCCTACGCCGCCGACGCGCGAGCCTGCTCCACCGCCGGCGCCAGCACCTCGCGCGCCCACTTCGCCAGGGTCGTGGGCGTGGTGGTCTCCGCGCTCCGTGCCTCCGCGGGCCGCATGAGCCCGTCGTTGATGGCGCCGTACATCTCGGTGATCAGGTCCACCACGAACCCGGGCACGCCGTAGCCGAGCAGCGCCTTGCGCGTGTCCTCCAGCGCCACCTGCACGTAGCGCACGGGACGGCCGAGCGCCTCCGAGAGAATGGTCGCCACCTGCGTGTAGCTCAGGTCCTCCGGCCCGTGGATGCCCACGTACCGGTGTCCCTTCCACGCGCCGTCGAGCAACACGTCGGCCGCCTTGCGCGCGATGTCCGCGACCGCCACGAACGGCGACTTCCGGTCCGCGGGCAGGGGCATGAACAGCGCCCCCGCGCCCGCCAGCGACGCCACCTCCCGCAACAGGTTCTCCATGAAGTAGCCCGGCCGGAGGATGGTGACGTCCGCCACCGCGGCCTTGAACGCCTCCTCCACCGCCAGCAGCGCCCCCACCGGGCCCGTCCCCCGCCCCGACTGCGCGCCGATGCTCGACAGCACCACCCCCCGACGCACGCCATGCGCCTTCGCCTT from Myxococcus stipitatus includes the following:
- a CDS encoding NmrA family NAD(P)-binding protein, which translates into the protein MSIVINTPNGNIGRPLVRHLLAAGERVTVISRSADKVADLVKAGAKVVEGSTDDGAVLDVAFAGATSVFWLTPPAAGPGFLEWAEGTARLAASKAKAHGVRRGVVLSSIGAQSGRGTGPVGALLAVEEAFKAAVADVTILRPGYFMENLLREVASLAGAGALFMPLPADRKSPFVAVADIARKAADVLLDGAWKGHRYVGIHGPEDLSYTQVATILSEALGRPVRYVQVALEDTRKALLGYGVPGFVVDLITEMYGAINDGLMRPAEARSAETTTPTTLAKWAREVLAPAVEQARASAA
- a CDS encoding siderophore-interacting protein, translated to MASGLAFINGVLGRFLFREARVAQVREVSEHFRLVEMAGEALRDIEWCAGDKVQVYLPDVGLMRTYTPLSWDATLGSTRFLVYMHGDSPGARWGRNVKVGDRCQFFGPRGSLSLESLVGPVVLFGDETSFAVAHTLRNLRPGARSAEYVFEVSSRAESTGVLAELGLADAVLVERRDGDAHLPEVEARLREALGRQSHAHLVMTGRAQAIQALRERLRSERAPVAGQKVKAYWSLGKAGLD